The genomic window CGCTCTTACTCCTCGAAGGTGGCGTTCAGGAAGCCGTCGTCGACGGTGACGATCTCGCCGTTGGTGTAGGAGGCGGCGTCGCTGGCGAGGTAGGTGGCGATGCCGGCCATCTCCTCCGGCCGGGCGAGCCGCTCGTTGGTGGTCCGGTCCTTGATCGTCTCGTAGCGCGGTTCCCCGTCGGTGTAGGTGCCCTCCGTCTGCTCGGTGATGACGAAGCCCGGCCGGATGGCGTTGACGCGGATCTCCGGGCCGTACTCCTCGGCCGCGACGCGGGTGAACGAGTCGATGCCGCCCTTGGCCGTGGTGTAGGCGGCCAGGTTCGGGATGGCCGACTCCGCCGAGGCGGAGGCCATGTTGATGATCGACCCCTCGCCCATGCGCTCGGCGAACAGCTGGGTCGCGCGGACGGTCCCCTTGAGCTGGACGTCGAACACCTGGTCCCACTCCTCTTCGGTCACGTCGGCGACGCCCTTCCTGGCGATGTAGCTCGGCGAGTTGACCAGCACGTCGACGTCGCCGAACGCCTCGATCGTCTCGTCGCGCAGGTCGCGGATCGACTCGCGGTCGGTCACGTCGCAGGTCTGCTCGATGGTGTCGGCGCCGCGCTCGCGGATCTCCTCGGCCGTCCGCTCGACGCGCTCGGGCGTGCGCGAGGTGGCGACGACGTTCGCGCCCTCCTCGGCGAAGCCCAGTGCGATCGCCCGTCCGATGCCGCTCGTCGCCCCGATGACGACGGCCGTCTTGCCCTCGACCGTCACCGGGTGATGCGTATAGTCCAGTGGCACGATTGGTGCCTCTGTCGCGACCTACATAGAGTTTGGTGACAGCGGG from Halomicrobium salinisoli includes these protein-coding regions:
- a CDS encoding SDR family NAD(P)-dependent oxidoreductase is translated as MPLDYTHHPVTVEGKTAVVIGATSGIGRAIALGFAEEGANVVATSRTPERVERTAEEIRERGADTIEQTCDVTDRESIRDLRDETIEAFGDVDVLVNSPSYIARKGVADVTEEEWDQVFDVQLKGTVRATQLFAERMGEGSIINMASASAESAIPNLAAYTTAKGGIDSFTRVAAEEYGPEIRVNAIRPGFVITEQTEGTYTDGEPRYETIKDRTTNERLARPEEMAGIATYLASDAASYTNGEIVTVDDGFLNATFEE